In Phycisphaeraceae bacterium, the sequence CCGATCCACGGATCAGCAAATGGAGCAACCCACCCAGCAGAAGTCCCCAACCCAGGACATTTCCCAGAACGTGAAAAATGGCGGCTGTGATCCAGAAGGCTGGGTTATAAAACCTTGTCACCAGCGTTTGACGATTTGTCCAGTGAATGACGGAGTTCATGGTGTCGGGTTGACGACTGATGACGATGCACTCAGGCACAAACGCCAATTCGAGTCCCTGCTTTTTGACCCAATGGCTGAGTGTGTGGTCATCGCTGAGCGCGTTGGACCAGACTTGGGCAATGCCAGCCTGTTGATAGGTAGTCCGACGGAAGGCCATCGCACCGCCCCAGACAAAACGTGTCTGCGGGTTAATCAGGAAAACATATCCGCCGGCATTCCATGCTGTACGAAGAACGTCCGCAAGCGAATGCCAGCGAGGGTCGTACCAGCGATAGCCGGTCGTGGCACCAACTTTCGGATCCGTGAGCGGAGCAACGAGTTTCGCCACAAATCGCATGTCCGCCTGGCCGTCGGAATCCATGATCACAATGACATGGCTTCGCGGGTCGCTGGCCGCGATACCTGCGACTTGGTTGTTATTCTGCTGCGAACAATGCTGCGGAATACCCGCTACGACACTCTTGATTCGTTTTTCAGGATGGGCAGCTATCAGGCGACGAAAAGCCTCCTGTGCAAGATCATCCGCGGTTGCAGTAACCAGCACAAACTCGATGTCAGGATGATCCTGATCGACGACGGACGTGAGATTATCGAAAAGGGTGCCATCATCACCTTTACATGGAATCACGACACTGGTTGGCGGTAATTCCGCATGATCTCGGCTGGTAACAGCGAAGCTCCCTGCGTAGTGCCGAAGATGCACCACCGCAGAACAGCTCGCGATTACGAGCAGGACAACCAGAACAGCAGCAAGTGTGATAACCACGGTCACAGCGGCTCCGCAAAGGGCAACATTAGCCCACACTCAAGCATGACCCGTCAATACTTTTTGTCGGCGTTTTCCATCTGGTACTTCCGATGCAACGGACCTTGGCGCACCCTAAACCACACCACTGGAAAGGGTAATCTGCTACACCCTCGCTGAGTTTAAGGCATGAGATGACAAGTCCGATATAAATTCCATCCTATATTCAATACCTATGCGTTACACCGGCTTTCATCGCGCTGTTCAGATCCTGCATGGCGAGGTACGCCAGCGATGGCAGATCAGCTTCACCAATCTGGTCGATCTGACTGAGCTGGTCCAACTCCGCGAACACGCTGCCGCTATCGGCATTGGCAAACCGTCTTATACCGCTTGTGTCGTCAAGGCTGCAGCCATGGCCATCAGCGACCTCCAGGGACAGTATCCGGAGCTCAATGCGATGGTCGGACGATGCCTGTGGTTCCATTGGCTTAAACCATTCCAGGGTATCGCAGCTGGCGTGGCGGTATCTCGTGAGGAAGAAGGTACGGACCGAATCTTCGTTCGTATTTTGGCAGCCCCTCAAACGATGAGCCTCTTCAGAATCACCAACGAACTACACGCCGCAGCGACCAAGCCTGCGAACGAGCTCGAAGACTATCAAGCGTGTCAGGCTCTTTATCGTAAGCCTGGTTTTGTACAGCGTGTGATGCTTAAAATCGGCGCCAACTCGGAGTCGTTACACCGCAAGTACCGCGGCACCTTCTCACTCACGACTGTTGGCAAGTTCGGGGTTGATACGCAACTGGTTATGCCGCTGACTACGCCGATCCAGTTCGGGTTTGGATCTGTCAAAGAACGCCCTGTCGTACGCGATGGCCAGATCGTCGCCTCACCGACGGTCTATCTCACGGTCGCGTTCGATCGACGGATTCTCAACGGCAAACCTGTCGGAGCAT encodes:
- a CDS encoding glycosyltransferase, giving the protein MVITLAAVLVVLLVIASCSAVVHLRHYAGSFAVTSRDHAELPPTSVVIPCKGDDGTLFDNLTSVVDQDHPDIEFVLVTATADDLAQEAFRRLIAAHPEKRIKSVVAGIPQHCSQQNNNQVAGIAASDPRSHVIVIMDSDGQADMRFVAKLVAPLTDPKVGATTGYRWYDPRWHSLADVLRTAWNAGGYVFLINPQTRFVWGGAMAFRRTTYQQAGIAQVWSNALSDDHTLSHWVKKQGLELAFVPECIVISRQPDTMNSVIHWTNRQTLVTRFYNPAFWITAAIFHVLGNVLGWGLLLGGLLHLLIRGSEVIGWVALAAGAVWVAHLWVYALLMVGPLNRLLVPRGVELGSRRWLLVLVAPLASLLQGLNSINSCLTRRIRWAGITYQIDSPQRMHVV
- a CDS encoding 2-oxo acid dehydrogenase subunit E2; protein product: MRYTGFHRAVQILHGEVRQRWQISFTNLVDLTELVQLREHAAAIGIGKPSYTACVVKAAAMAISDLQGQYPELNAMVGRCLWFHWLKPFQGIAAGVAVSREEEGTDRIFVRILAAPQTMSLFRITNELHAAATKPANELEDYQACQALYRKPGFVQRVMLKIGANSESLHRKYRGTFSLTTVGKFGVDTQLVMPLTTPIQFGFGSVKERPVVRDGQIVASPTVYLTVAFDRRILNGKPVGALIERTCHILATTDDGKWRGEVEAEARTARHDP